Proteins encoded together in one Hevea brasiliensis isolate MT/VB/25A 57/8 chromosome 16, ASM3005281v1, whole genome shotgun sequence window:
- the LOC131174583 gene encoding uncharacterized protein LOC131174583 — MSNDGEVPPPVPREQIAQITQALAKLVALQPQREHNGPRQQGHGDDDEEPRVEKGAYYQHLPRHPHGQRDNIKMKIPTFRGTCSPEEYLEWVQRVDKIFEYQEYSEAKKCKLAAIEFVDYANLWWVNIKAQRCRDGLDDDVIKLAIKVERQRMKGGYKGTTTKTFTKPSNTSTPLTSDKGGMKKHDKGESSAKAPVGVSKGKEKEVDLAPPKRNRDIKCFKCLGHGHIASECSNKRVMVLREAQWELESEDERCKEEENHEAYGDEEVEYADVGEMLVVRRTLSSHAIKEEEQRENIFHTRCTILNKVCNVIIDGYTNVASTTLVEKLNLPTLVHPHPYKLQWLNDDGDVKVTKQIVVPFSIGKYKDEVVCDIVPMNASHLLLGRLWKFDRRAIHDGFKNTYSFMKDGKRIVLAPLSPQQIYQEQLISNKQKKESLFLNKVPPIVAELLEEFEDVFPEELPEELPPLRGIEHQTDLIPGAALPNRPAYRSNPEKAKELHKQVMELLKKGYVRESISPCSILALLVSKKDSSMHMCVDSMAISKITVKYRYPILRLDDMLDELHGAVIFSKVDLKSGYHQIRIKEWDEWKIAFKIKFGLYEWMVMPFGLSNVPSTFMRLMNHVLRHFIGKFVVIYFDDILIYSRSFEDHLKYLRAIFEVLH, encoded by the exons ATGTCTAATGACGGAGAGGTGCCTCCACCAGTTCCAAGAG AGCAAATTGCTCAGATCACACAAGCTTTGGCAAAACTAGTTGCACTCCAGCCACAAAGAGAGCACAATGGTCCTAGGCAGCAAGGGCatggtgatgatgatgaagaaccTAGAGTTGAAAAAGGTGCTTATTATCAGCACCTGCCTAGGCATCCACATGGCCAAAGAGACAACATCAAGATGAAGATTCCAACCTTTCGAGGTACCTGCTCACCTGAAGAGTACCTAGAATGGGTACAAAGAGTTGACAAAATCTTTGAGTATCAGGAATACAGTGAAGCAAAGAAGTGCAAACTTGCTGCCATTGAGTTTGTTGATTATGCAAACTTATGGTGGGTGAACATAAAGGCTCAAAGATGTAGGGATGGGCTTGATGAT GATGTGATCAAACTTGCCATTAAGGTTGAAAGGCAAAGAATGAAAGGTGGATACAAGGGCACTACTACCAAAACATTCACAAAACCTTCTAATACTAGCACCCCACTTACTAGTGATAAAGGTGGCATGAAAAAGCATGACAAAGGGGAGAGCTCTGCCAAAGCACCAGTTGGTGTAAGCAAGGGCAAGGAGAAGGAAGTAGATCTAGCCCCTCCCAAAAGAAATAGAGACATAAAATGCTTCAAGTGCCTTGGCCATGGACACATTGCTTCAGAATGTTCCAACAAGAGAGTAATGGTGTTGAGGGAAGCCCAATGGGAGCTAGAGAGTGAAGATGAGAGATGCAAAGAGGAAGAGAATCATGAAGCATATGGTGATGAGGAAGTAGAGTATGCTGATGTTGGGGAGATGTTAGTGGTCAGAAGAACCTTAAGTTCTCATGCAATAAAAGAGGAAGAGCAAAGAGAGAACATCTTCCATACTAGATGCACAATTCTCAATAAGGTATGTAATGTCATTATTGATGGCTATACTAATGTTGCTTCTACTACCTTAGTTGAGAAACTTAATCTACCCACCTTAGTGCATCCTCATCCTTATAAATTGCAATGGCTGAATGATGATGGTGATGTTAAGGTGACTAAGCAAATAGTTGTTCCTTTCTCCATAGGCAAGTATAAAGATGAAGTTGTGTGTGACATTGTGCCCATGAATGCTAGCCATTTGTTGTTAGGGAGGCTATGGAAATTTGATAGAAGGGCTATCCATGATGGTTTTAAAAATACTTATTCTTTTATGAAGGATGGGAAAAGAATTGTATTAGCCCCTCTTAGTCCCCAACAAATTTATCAAGAACAGCTGATTAGTAACAAACAAAAGAAAGAGAGTTTATTCCTCAACAAGG TTCCTCCCATAGTGGCTGAACTATTGGAAGAATTTGAAGATgtttttcctgaagaattgccagagGAACTACCTCCCCTTCGTGGCATTGAACATCAGACTGATTTAATTCCTGGAGCGGCATTACCAAATAGACCAGCCTACAGAAGCAATCCCGAAAAGGCTAAGGAGTTGCATAAGCAAGTTATGGAGCTATTGAAAAAGGGTTATGTTCGTGAGTCCATAAGCCCATGCTCTATTCTAGCTTTGTTGGTGTCTAAAAAGGATAGTTCCATGCACATGTGTGTTGATAGTATGGCCATCagtaaaatcactgtaaagtatcgctATCCCATCCTTAgacttgatgatatgcttgatgagttacATGGTGCTGTTATCTTTTCAAAAGTTGATCTGAAAAGTGGTTACCATCAAATTCGAATAAAGGAGTGGGATGAATGGAAAATAGCCTTTAAAATAAAGTTTGGGTTGTATGAGTGGAtggtcatgccttttggccttTCTAATGtccctagcacttttatgagactcATGAACCATGTACTTCGCCACTTCATTGGCAAATTTGTTGttatttattttgatgatattttgatttatAGCAGGAGTTTTGAAGATCATCTCAAGTATCTAAGGGCTATTTTTGAAGTTCTACACTAA